A portion of the Leifsonia sp. EB41 genome contains these proteins:
- a CDS encoding AAA family ATPase: MARWKRGQAAQGVKQAVHYAFGGVCDATLTAKTADGALAAAGYADAVMTRYIVENGAIRDDLLTRSQLKDWVDGIDPFTGERRGRDLESPVADLILDATINAPKSFSIAAMLDPELAAAYEDLQDRLRDRIIKLWQTELNARRGKQGAIREDLARIEVVELRHERSRSLDPHKHRHLWLNVKVQGVDGKWSNVDTRVALRFQNVVNAEGDLASRTDPAWVAALAAKGFTLNSDGEIAQLQHLVRRLSKRSAQIEANKANHLRHWREQHPGEEPSSTVLTQIDQWAWSAGRPNKPGQLNEDEWSSIVTAEILHADPEAAQPRTAIGARTLAVEDLDVELLAAKAIVDADSRSTGTGGRFSDMDVRAGAIRAISLSGVMEDRTQLAEAIDEVCSLAIRTHTVTLLSDPDIPPHIKRRMATSTATLKATVAQRTESLAVPGEVLSAPEIMAIAKAIEPDRTLDEDQMKGASSIAGTDRIVAIAGAAGTGKTTMLKVAGAALRRRGRNMIIVAPTKKASAVAGRETESASSSLHQLLHDYGWRWNSSPAGAVEWSCLRIGDGDPVTGVEYAGPRIGIRPGDRIVVDEAGMLDLEAANALLDVANRTGASVAVVGDPHQALPVGHSGAMALFWRRSSRQVELLTIHRFKDPSWSDISLRLRSPGSEDAGDVADELLRTGHVILTNNDGEARDAMARAWFDARRDGKSVALVTATHAEAQTLSESIQARRIAKGSVDTRQAVSGQGGQPIFVGDVVQTRRNDSTTDVQNRQNWLVRKITSEHLMLASANDSLDLRKVSLEYAESHLHLAYATTVYGVQGETTDVSLVGPGVDAAGLYVGLTRGKDNNKAVVVAPSEATARAQLVEAMQRHPVEETIEKSRAAAQIELARAAQNLTGLTGPAHPVPESAPSIS; the protein is encoded by the coding sequence GTGGCGCGCTGGAAGCGCGGGCAGGCAGCCCAAGGGGTCAAGCAGGCCGTCCACTACGCCTTCGGCGGAGTTTGCGACGCGACCCTGACGGCTAAGACCGCCGACGGCGCGCTGGCTGCGGCCGGGTACGCGGACGCGGTGATGACCCGGTACATCGTCGAGAACGGCGCCATCCGCGACGACCTGCTCACTCGCTCACAGTTGAAGGATTGGGTGGACGGCATCGACCCGTTCACCGGTGAGCGACGGGGCCGGGATCTGGAGTCTCCGGTTGCGGATCTGATTCTGGATGCGACGATCAACGCACCGAAGTCGTTCTCGATCGCGGCAATGCTGGACCCGGAATTGGCGGCAGCGTACGAGGATCTGCAGGACAGGTTGCGGGACCGGATCATCAAGCTGTGGCAGACCGAGCTCAACGCCCGCCGCGGCAAGCAGGGAGCCATCCGAGAGGACCTCGCCCGCATCGAGGTCGTCGAGCTGCGGCATGAACGGTCGCGTTCGCTGGACCCCCACAAGCACCGCCACCTCTGGCTGAACGTCAAGGTCCAGGGCGTCGACGGGAAGTGGTCGAACGTGGACACCCGGGTCGCCCTGCGGTTCCAAAACGTCGTGAATGCGGAGGGCGATCTGGCGTCGCGGACAGACCCGGCTTGGGTCGCGGCACTGGCCGCGAAGGGCTTCACTCTGAATTCGGATGGTGAGATCGCGCAGCTGCAGCACTTGGTACGGCGGCTGTCGAAGCGGTCCGCACAGATCGAAGCGAATAAGGCGAATCATCTCCGTCACTGGCGGGAGCAACACCCCGGGGAGGAACCTTCGTCGACCGTCCTGACCCAGATCGATCAGTGGGCGTGGTCGGCAGGCCGGCCGAACAAGCCCGGACAGCTGAACGAAGATGAGTGGTCATCCATTGTGACAGCGGAGATCCTCCATGCTGATCCGGAGGCAGCGCAACCCCGCACCGCTATCGGAGCACGAACGCTGGCCGTCGAGGACCTCGACGTCGAGCTCCTCGCGGCGAAGGCGATCGTGGACGCAGATAGTCGGTCAACCGGCACCGGTGGTCGATTCAGCGACATGGACGTCCGGGCGGGGGCGATTCGAGCGATCTCTTTGTCTGGCGTGATGGAAGACCGGACTCAGCTCGCGGAAGCAATCGACGAAGTGTGCTCGCTCGCCATCAGGACTCACACGGTTACTCTCCTTTCGGACCCGGACATTCCGCCGCACATCAAGCGACGCATGGCGACCTCGACGGCCACGCTGAAGGCCACTGTCGCGCAGCGGACAGAGTCGCTCGCCGTCCCCGGCGAAGTGCTTTCGGCACCCGAAATAATGGCGATTGCTAAGGCGATCGAACCGGATCGAACTTTGGATGAGGACCAGATGAAGGGGGCCTCATCCATCGCGGGAACGGACAGAATTGTCGCCATCGCCGGAGCGGCTGGCACGGGAAAGACGACCATGCTTAAGGTCGCCGGCGCGGCCCTACGCCGCCGAGGCCGCAACATGATCATCGTGGCGCCGACGAAGAAGGCCTCCGCAGTGGCGGGTCGCGAAACCGAGAGCGCGTCGTCGTCGCTTCACCAACTCCTGCACGATTACGGGTGGCGATGGAACAGCAGCCCTGCGGGTGCAGTCGAATGGTCCTGTCTAAGAATCGGTGATGGCGACCCGGTGACCGGAGTCGAGTACGCTGGCCCGCGAATCGGCATTCGACCGGGCGATCGCATCGTTGTGGACGAAGCGGGAATGCTCGATCTCGAAGCAGCAAACGCGCTTCTTGACGTCGCTAACCGAACTGGCGCATCGGTGGCGGTCGTTGGAGATCCACACCAAGCGCTCCCGGTCGGACATTCCGGCGCGATGGCGCTCTTCTGGCGTCGCTCTAGTCGCCAGGTCGAGCTTTTGACGATCCACCGGTTCAAGGATCCCTCGTGGTCAGACATCAGCCTTAGGCTCCGCAGTCCTGGAAGCGAAGACGCAGGCGATGTCGCCGATGAGCTGCTCCGCACCGGTCACGTCATCCTTACGAACAATGATGGCGAGGCGCGCGATGCGATGGCACGCGCCTGGTTCGACGCCAGGCGTGATGGCAAGTCCGTAGCACTTGTCACGGCGACGCACGCTGAGGCGCAAACGCTCAGTGAGAGCATCCAGGCGCGGAGGATCGCAAAAGGGTCCGTTGACACTCGGCAGGCTGTATCAGGTCAGGGTGGGCAGCCGATATTCGTTGGTGACGTCGTGCAAACCCGCCGAAACGACAGCACAACGGATGTTCAGAACCGCCAAAACTGGTTAGTGCGGAAGATCACTTCTGAGCATCTAATGCTCGCGTCGGCTAACGATTCGCTGGATCTCCGAAAGGTCTCGCTCGAGTATGCCGAATCGCATCTTCATTTGGCGTACGCGACGACCGTATACGGCGTCCAAGGCGAGACGACAGATGTGTCACTTGTCGGTCCTGGCGTTGACGCAGCTGGACTGTACGTCGGGTTAACACGAGGCAAGGACAATAACAAGGCCGTCGTTGTGGCTCCGTCCGAGGCGACCGCTCGCGCTCAACTGGTGGAGGCAATGCAACGGCATCCGGTGGAAGAGACCATCGAGAAGTCGCGTGCCGCTGCTCAAATCGAGCTAGCTCGCGCGGCCCAAAACCTGACAGGTCTTACCGGGCCGGCACATCCGGTGCCCGAGTCCGCGCCGAGTATCAGCTGA
- a CDS encoding ArdC family protein, producing the protein MSGKVITRSAAERQAEAEALHASIVEQVQRLADSGQWRVFLEFARSFHNYSLNNLLLILAQNPKATMVAGFRQWQARGRQVRRGENAIKIFGFREKKTDRDDEDDEATEGGERIIRYFPTLSVFDIAQTDPIEGAEALPEDPTRRLTGNDDHGVIAPLTADLEARGWRIHCAPLGSASGYTDPGAHKVTLAKDLAPEQAAKTLIHETAHIELRHIDDLDQYRIHRGRMEVEAESVAFIVAGLNGFDTSAYSIGYITGWADEDVTVIRDTAARVLKTARSIAEII; encoded by the coding sequence ATGAGCGGGAAGGTCATCACCCGGAGCGCAGCGGAACGTCAGGCTGAGGCGGAGGCACTGCACGCGTCGATCGTGGAGCAAGTGCAGCGGCTCGCCGACAGCGGCCAGTGGCGGGTCTTCCTGGAGTTCGCCCGCTCCTTCCACAACTACAGCCTGAACAACCTTCTGCTGATCCTCGCTCAGAACCCGAAAGCGACGATGGTCGCCGGGTTTCGGCAGTGGCAGGCGAGGGGACGACAGGTGAGGCGAGGCGAGAACGCGATCAAGATTTTCGGCTTTCGGGAGAAGAAGACCGACCGTGACGACGAGGACGATGAAGCCACCGAAGGCGGCGAGCGCATTATTCGCTACTTCCCGACGCTCTCGGTCTTCGACATCGCCCAGACGGACCCGATCGAAGGGGCCGAGGCGCTCCCCGAGGATCCGACCCGACGGTTGACCGGCAATGACGACCATGGCGTCATCGCCCCTTTGACTGCGGATCTCGAGGCGCGTGGGTGGAGAATCCACTGCGCACCTCTCGGTAGTGCAAGCGGGTACACCGACCCGGGGGCGCACAAAGTGACCCTGGCAAAGGACCTCGCCCCCGAGCAGGCTGCGAAGACCCTCATTCACGAGACTGCGCATATCGAGTTGCGCCACATCGACGACCTCGACCAGTACCGGATCCACCGGGGCCGGATGGAAGTCGAAGCAGAATCTGTCGCGTTTATCGTCGCTGGCCTGAACGGCTTCGACACTAGCGCCTACAGCATCGGCTACATCACCGGATGGGCGGATGAGGACGTCACGGTCATTCGAGACACCGCAGCGCGTGTACTGAAAACGGCCCGCTCCATCGCGGAGATCATCTAA
- a CDS encoding DUF1349 domain-containing protein, with protein sequence MTETNAPATLVRDIPWNQGNWRNAPVSVAETPAGSLRVEAVQGSDAWQKTSYGFERDSEHGLLRPFDIDTAVEVEFVADMSQQFDQAGVIVRVDEDHWVKAGTEYADGVLRLSTVVTDEFSDWSTAPVPGWQNKKVTIRASWASGALSIRAKADREEFELIRLAPWSPHEDAVVVAGPYLCAPERAGFIAEFTKWQVGPRDSSLH encoded by the coding sequence ATGACAGAAACCAACGCTCCCGCCACGCTCGTGCGTGACATCCCTTGGAATCAGGGCAATTGGCGAAACGCTCCGGTCTCCGTGGCGGAGACGCCCGCTGGCAGCCTTCGCGTCGAGGCGGTGCAGGGCAGCGACGCGTGGCAGAAGACGTCGTACGGGTTCGAGCGGGACTCCGAGCACGGCCTGCTCCGACCGTTCGATATCGACACGGCTGTAGAAGTGGAGTTCGTGGCAGACATGTCGCAGCAGTTTGATCAGGCCGGTGTGATCGTGCGAGTGGACGAAGACCACTGGGTGAAGGCCGGAACGGAATACGCCGACGGTGTCCTCCGTCTATCGACCGTCGTCACGGACGAGTTCTCCGACTGGTCCACGGCGCCGGTTCCCGGGTGGCAGAACAAGAAGGTCACGATTCGGGCGAGTTGGGCTTCCGGGGCACTCTCTATCCGCGCCAAGGCCGACCGCGAGGAATTCGAACTCATTAGACTCGCGCCGTGGTCGCCTCACGAAGACGCCGTGGTCGTGGCCGGACCCTACCTCTGCGCGCCTGAACGCGCAGGCTTCATAGCCGAATTCACGAAATGGCAGGTCGGGCCGCGCGACTCGTCTCTGCACTAG
- a CDS encoding aspartate aminotransferase family protein: MTETTTIQEELQARALRALAGGVSSNTRLLNPHLIVDRAEGARLWDVDGTEYIDYLLGQGPNFLGYAPPRVVEKLAAAQKDGIIYAATHRREIEAAERVLSILSWAETMRFGSSSSEMVQAAMRIARQATGRRYIVRFHGHYHGWFDNIQIQSVDGVAGPGSLGQVPDALDPTITISWNDPAAFQKLIQERGDEIAGVIMEPMMLNAGAIEPRPGYLETVRELTAKHGIVLIFDETISGFRVGLGGAAERFGVFPDLAVYGKAMAAGWPCAALVGKRDLFTEVATGRLTHAGTFNGNVVATTAVLASLDELEDRSAYSRIEQVGSELMRGLGELASQHGLPLKIQGLPMAFHLRFDEENDVVTSYDQILALDASRYSAFARRLIESGVWVAYRGIWYVSAAHTSFDVDETLQRIEPVVAAAAQNL, translated from the coding sequence ATGACCGAAACAACCACGATCCAGGAGGAACTGCAGGCTCGCGCCCTGCGCGCGCTCGCAGGCGGCGTCTCCAGCAACACGCGCCTGCTCAATCCTCATCTCATCGTCGATCGTGCAGAGGGCGCGCGTCTTTGGGATGTCGACGGCACGGAGTACATCGACTACCTCCTCGGCCAGGGCCCCAACTTCCTCGGTTACGCGCCGCCTCGCGTCGTGGAGAAGCTTGCCGCGGCTCAGAAGGATGGCATCATCTACGCGGCCACCCACCGACGCGAGATCGAAGCAGCCGAGCGGGTCCTCTCGATCCTGAGTTGGGCCGAGACGATGCGATTCGGGAGCTCCTCCAGCGAGATGGTGCAGGCCGCCATGCGGATCGCGCGCCAGGCGACGGGCCGGCGGTACATCGTGAGGTTCCACGGTCATTATCACGGCTGGTTCGACAACATCCAGATCCAGTCGGTGGACGGCGTGGCCGGGCCCGGCAGCCTTGGACAGGTGCCCGACGCGCTCGACCCGACGATCACCATCTCCTGGAACGACCCCGCCGCATTCCAGAAGCTCATCCAGGAGCGCGGCGACGAGATCGCCGGGGTCATCATGGAGCCGATGATGCTCAACGCGGGCGCGATCGAGCCACGTCCCGGCTACCTCGAGACCGTGCGTGAGCTGACTGCGAAGCACGGGATCGTCCTGATCTTCGACGAGACGATCTCCGGCTTCCGCGTCGGACTCGGCGGCGCCGCGGAGCGGTTCGGGGTGTTCCCTGACCTCGCCGTGTACGGAAAGGCGATGGCCGCGGGATGGCCGTGTGCCGCGCTCGTCGGCAAGCGGGACCTCTTCACCGAGGTCGCGACCGGTCGCTTGACGCACGCCGGGACGTTCAATGGGAACGTTGTCGCTACGACGGCCGTGCTCGCGTCGCTCGACGAGCTCGAGGACAGGTCTGCCTACAGCCGGATCGAGCAGGTGGGATCGGAGCTCATGCGGGGGCTCGGCGAACTCGCGTCCCAGCACGGGCTGCCGCTGAAGATCCAGGGCCTTCCGATGGCGTTCCACCTTCGGTTCGACGAGGAGAACGACGTCGTCACGAGTTACGACCAGATCCTGGCGCTCGACGCGTCACGGTACAGTGCATTCGCCCGGCGTCTGATCGAAAGCGGCGTATGGGTCGCATACCGCGGGATCTGGTATGTGTCCGCTGCGCACACCTCGTTCGACGTGGACGAGACGCTGCAGCGGATCGAGCCGGTGGTGGCCGCGGCCGCCCAAAACCTCTGA
- a CDS encoding amidohydrolase: MNRRTVIDSHHHLWDSSEGDYPWMVGDFAALHGVHDMAELAPLLRSNEVEATVAVQARGDIEESLELLRAASAHPEIAGVVGWVDLTAPAVGEQLATLRSAPGGDHLVGVRHGAADETDPDWLRRDDVIRGLRIVSDAGLTFDLEVTRRELAAAITVADRIPELPMVVDHLAKPSLREGVKQGWADGMTAIADRPNVMAKVSGLVTEAHWDRWTVGDLQSAVDVALEAFGPTRLMFGSDWPVCELAAPYDVVLASTEATIAALSLTEQAKILSENARTFYGLSTNVTRN, from the coding sequence ATGAACCGGCGGACCGTCATTGACTCTCACCATCACCTCTGGGACTCGAGCGAGGGGGACTATCCGTGGATGGTCGGCGATTTCGCCGCCCTGCACGGCGTCCACGACATGGCCGAGCTGGCCCCGCTCCTCCGGAGCAACGAGGTGGAAGCCACCGTCGCCGTACAGGCGCGTGGCGACATCGAGGAGTCGCTCGAGCTTCTCCGGGCGGCCTCGGCCCACCCGGAGATCGCCGGTGTCGTCGGGTGGGTCGACCTGACCGCCCCCGCCGTCGGTGAGCAGCTCGCAACCCTGCGGTCTGCCCCTGGCGGCGACCACCTGGTGGGGGTCCGGCACGGGGCCGCCGACGAGACGGACCCCGACTGGCTGCGCCGCGACGACGTCATCCGCGGGCTCCGGATCGTCAGCGACGCCGGCCTGACATTCGACCTCGAGGTCACGCGACGCGAGCTCGCGGCTGCGATCACGGTGGCCGACCGGATCCCCGAACTGCCGATGGTCGTCGATCACCTCGCCAAACCCAGTCTGCGGGAGGGAGTGAAACAGGGCTGGGCCGACGGAATGACAGCCATCGCTGACCGACCCAACGTCATGGCGAAGGTCTCCGGACTGGTCACCGAGGCGCACTGGGACCGCTGGACCGTCGGCGACCTCCAGTCCGCCGTCGACGTCGCCCTCGAGGCATTCGGACCGACCCGGCTGATGTTCGGCTCCGACTGGCCGGTGTGCGAACTTGCGGCGCCCTACGACGTTGTCCTCGCCTCGACCGAAGCGACCATCGCCGCACTCTCCCTCACCGAGCAAGCCAAAATCCTGTCCGAGAACGCTCGAACGTTCTACGGGCTGTCGACAAACGTCACACGCAACTGA
- a CDS encoding aldo/keto reductase, with product MKHDQIRTLGRTDVEVTALGFGATAIAGMYTEVTDEQAAGAVAAAWDAGIRFYDTAPQYGRGNGEARLGRGLAGHDRDSFTLSSKVGRLLRADAPPNPDDFDPEGRPYDAGAPDVATVYDYSRDGILRAFEETMDRLGVDRLDIVHVHDPDDYLDEALDTAFPTLIELRDQGVVRAIGAGMNQTAALERIARESDPDALLLAGRYTLLEQTALDTFFPLCAERGIAVIAGGVFNSGLLADPSPAAHYNYDRAPRALVDRALELAAICAAHGVPLKAAALQLPAAHPVVAAVLTGARSAQEVRENVEFFDLEIPKALWTDLKSLGFLADNAPEPAAE from the coding sequence ATGAAGCACGACCAGATCCGCACACTCGGCCGCACCGACGTGGAGGTGACCGCCCTGGGCTTCGGCGCCACCGCCATCGCCGGGATGTACACCGAGGTGACCGACGAACAGGCCGCCGGTGCTGTCGCCGCCGCGTGGGATGCCGGCATCCGGTTCTACGACACAGCCCCGCAGTACGGTCGCGGCAATGGCGAGGCTCGGCTGGGGCGCGGCCTGGCGGGACACGACCGGGACTCGTTCACCCTCTCGAGCAAGGTCGGCCGGCTGCTGCGCGCCGATGCTCCGCCGAACCCTGACGACTTCGACCCCGAGGGGCGACCCTACGACGCGGGCGCACCCGATGTCGCGACCGTTTACGACTACAGCCGCGACGGCATCCTGCGGGCGTTCGAGGAGACGATGGACCGGCTCGGAGTGGACAGGCTCGACATCGTTCACGTGCACGATCCCGACGACTACCTCGACGAGGCGCTCGACACCGCGTTCCCGACCCTCATCGAGCTCCGCGATCAGGGCGTGGTGCGGGCGATCGGCGCCGGGATGAACCAGACGGCGGCCCTCGAGCGGATCGCCCGCGAGTCCGACCCGGACGCCCTGCTCCTCGCCGGGCGATACACCCTCCTGGAGCAGACGGCTCTGGACACCTTCTTCCCGCTCTGCGCCGAGCGAGGGATCGCCGTCATCGCCGGCGGGGTCTTCAACAGCGGCCTCCTCGCCGACCCGTCCCCCGCCGCGCACTACAACTACGACCGCGCTCCCCGGGCGCTCGTCGACCGTGCGCTCGAGCTCGCGGCGATCTGCGCCGCGCACGGCGTCCCGCTCAAAGCGGCGGCGCTCCAACTTCCCGCGGCGCACCCCGTCGTAGCGGCCGTCCTGACGGGAGCCCGCTCGGCCCAGGAGGTTCGCGAGAACGTCGAGTTCTTCGACCTCGAGATCCCGAAGGCGCTGTGGACCGATCTGAAGAGCCTCGGCTTCCTCGCCGACAACGCGCCGGAACCGGCGGCGGAATGA
- a CDS encoding APC family permease, whose translation MTTDSSNPPTGAGSKPALRRSLKTWAAVSLSIAAMGASLAINLNPQGAGATVGRAVPLTFVLATAGVLLVAYGFARVCSRLSHAGSVFGLTGATIGPRAGVVAGWTLLGAYLSFIVTTAMTAGIFGADLLRVLGLYNKTPDIVPWLLAIVTVIIALALGLSPIKQSAKVLLWIEIVTLALIVIIMAVIVVRVATVGGPTGQKFTLDMFTVPQGVAPSDLFLGVVFGFLSFAGFEASAALGEEAENPKKAIPRAVFAVPLFGGLFYIIGTAVQMLGFGTDKAGVTAFSGSASLFGDLGQQYIGPWVGGVVTLGTAVSAVGCCLATAVAAARLLFAMNRGLVGDRGLSHLSKRSGAPTSATYVVCAIAVVVIIGTRLFFTTKAFDLFAASGTIGTLVLLVAYALFSVGAWYFLVIRSPKLHGLKAAPLDYVLPVLGVALIAYTMFRNLVPWPTTGAGQANVYIAGIWTLIVLAVIVIRPAVARRVAASLRADDGLIIERVAEAVETGSDAPAGAEKPSPQTL comes from the coding sequence ATGACCACGGACTCAAGCAATCCCCCGACCGGCGCCGGCTCCAAGCCGGCGCTGCGAAGAAGCCTGAAGACCTGGGCGGCGGTATCACTGTCGATCGCTGCGATGGGCGCCAGCCTCGCCATCAACCTGAACCCACAGGGCGCCGGCGCGACCGTCGGCCGCGCGGTCCCGCTGACGTTCGTCCTGGCCACCGCCGGCGTGCTGCTGGTTGCATACGGCTTCGCTCGCGTCTGCAGCAGGCTCAGCCACGCCGGTTCCGTCTTCGGCCTCACTGGCGCGACGATCGGCCCGCGTGCTGGGGTGGTTGCCGGCTGGACCCTGCTTGGGGCATATCTCTCGTTCATCGTCACGACAGCGATGACGGCCGGAATCTTCGGCGCCGATCTCTTGCGCGTGCTGGGCCTCTACAACAAGACCCCCGACATCGTCCCGTGGCTGCTTGCGATCGTGACCGTGATCATCGCCCTGGCCCTCGGCCTCTCACCGATCAAGCAGTCGGCCAAGGTGCTTCTCTGGATCGAGATCGTAACTCTCGCGCTCATCGTCATCATCATGGCGGTCATCGTCGTCCGCGTCGCGACGGTCGGAGGACCGACGGGCCAGAAGTTCACCCTCGACATGTTCACAGTCCCTCAGGGCGTCGCGCCGTCCGACCTCTTCCTCGGAGTCGTCTTCGGCTTCCTCTCGTTCGCCGGCTTCGAAGCTTCGGCGGCGCTCGGTGAGGAGGCCGAGAATCCGAAGAAGGCCATCCCCCGCGCCGTCTTCGCCGTCCCGCTCTTCGGTGGCCTGTTCTACATCATCGGCACGGCGGTCCAGATGCTTGGATTCGGCACTGACAAGGCGGGGGTTACGGCCTTCTCGGGCTCGGCCTCGCTCTTCGGCGACCTCGGTCAGCAGTACATCGGTCCCTGGGTCGGCGGAGTCGTCACCCTCGGAACCGCCGTCTCCGCGGTCGGCTGCTGCCTCGCGACCGCCGTCGCCGCCGCACGACTCCTGTTCGCTATGAACCGCGGCCTGGTCGGCGATCGTGGGCTCAGCCACCTCTCGAAGCGATCGGGAGCACCGACATCCGCCACCTATGTGGTCTGCGCCATCGCCGTGGTCGTAATCATCGGCACCCGCCTGTTCTTCACCACGAAGGCGTTCGACCTGTTTGCGGCATCTGGCACAATCGGCACGCTCGTCCTGCTGGTGGCCTACGCGTTGTTCTCTGTCGGCGCCTGGTATTTCCTCGTGATCCGCAGCCCCAAGCTGCACGGGCTCAAGGCCGCTCCACTCGACTACGTCCTCCCGGTGCTGGGAGTCGCGCTGATCGCTTACACGATGTTCCGCAACCTCGTCCCGTGGCCCACCACCGGCGCAGGCCAGGCGAACGTCTACATCGCCGGGATCTGGACGCTCATCGTGCTGGCGGTCATCGTCATCCGACCCGCTGTCGCACGGCGCGTGGCCGCCTCGCTGCGCGCCGACGACGGTCTGATCATCGAGCGTGTCGCCGAAGCAGTCGAAACCGGCAGCGACGCTCCGGCTGGCGCCGAGAAGCCGTCACCCCAGACCCTCTGA
- a CDS encoding LysR family transcriptional regulator: MTLRQIQTFLTVAELRSFSGAAERLRVSNPWVSETIRELETQLGAKLLSRTTRSVDVTDAGRLFAHLAGQAVADLDAAVKAVRRASDPTRGALQLGYTIGAGLEVVPWLLRSFAQRHPHRHLTTLEFDFTDPSAGLRDSKVHAAIVRPPIGLTGLTTLDLWSEQRIACLPEGHPLAARAELHVRDLLDEPIIAAPEAPGPWRDYWLLSEYRSKPATVVGEASTRDGELHLVGRGVGISVSSESTARWYSRPGVVFRPIVDVSPCRVVLAWWPEHTALVADLVDVANDFAAKSVKESDPQQNFFIGGE, translated from the coding sequence ATCACTCTCAGGCAGATCCAGACCTTTCTGACAGTCGCCGAGCTGCGGAGCTTCTCCGGCGCGGCGGAACGGCTCCGCGTGTCAAACCCGTGGGTGAGCGAGACCATCCGGGAGCTTGAGACCCAGCTCGGAGCGAAGCTACTGTCGCGCACCACCCGCTCCGTCGACGTGACCGATGCGGGACGCCTGTTCGCCCACCTGGCCGGTCAGGCCGTCGCGGACCTCGACGCTGCCGTCAAAGCCGTGCGACGGGCGTCCGATCCCACGCGCGGGGCGCTCCAGCTCGGCTACACGATCGGCGCCGGGCTGGAGGTCGTGCCCTGGCTGCTGCGATCGTTCGCCCAGCGGCACCCGCACCGCCACTTGACGACCCTCGAGTTCGACTTCACCGATCCGTCCGCCGGCCTCCGGGACTCCAAGGTGCATGCCGCGATCGTGCGGCCCCCGATCGGCCTGACCGGGCTGACCACCCTGGATCTGTGGTCCGAGCAGCGGATCGCCTGCCTCCCGGAGGGCCACCCCCTGGCAGCGCGAGCCGAACTGCACGTCCGCGACCTGCTGGACGAGCCGATCATCGCCGCCCCGGAGGCACCGGGCCCCTGGCGCGACTACTGGCTGCTTTCCGAGTACCGGTCCAAGCCGGCGACCGTCGTCGGCGAGGCCAGTACCCGGGACGGCGAACTGCATCTCGTCGGTCGCGGTGTCGGCATCAGCGTGTCGTCGGAGAGCACGGCCCGCTGGTACTCGCGGCCCGGCGTCGTGTTCCGGCCCATCGTCGATGTCTCGCCCTGCCGGGTGGTCCTCGCCTGGTGGCCAGAGCACACCGCCCTCGTCGCCGACCTCGTCGATGTAGCCAACGACTTCGCGGCGAAGAGCGTGAAGGAATCGGATCCGCAGCAGAACTTCTTCATCGGAGGCGAATAA